A window of the Citrus sinensis cultivar Valencia sweet orange chromosome 9, DVS_A1.0, whole genome shotgun sequence genome harbors these coding sequences:
- the LOC112496168 gene encoding paired amphipathic helix protein Sin3-like 3 isoform X2 yields MMSSTSRDDHRDDDDDLNGVYSQFRAFALADLRGAAVAFLKEVRKRFRKQHDGIFVRFCQLLNDFTKSKIDRDSLGLEVKELFKGHDDLIHKYNVFVRNEADDEEDGAGGGSDHDDDDNHEPVNTLVPAIDLVKKVKARFQNEEQVYKKFWELLAGIRGERFLLQELKMEVAKLFGDEHGDLYEEFERYVAQCGEQKHVIKSIQDLDLSKCKQVSPSYWRLPEYYWMPMASNSSEIGDQVLNDNLVCASTGTERSSFKQRRRTKQEEVLFKCEDDRFELDLLLGWMHSAAENVEKLMIKIDDQNLDNEKNSKIEIEGHLGISYLRCIERLYAEHGLDVIDNLHKNPETALPVILKSLKQKVEELVERRSDCNKIWAHVCAKNHDKLQEMQRELKSSKREDLVANEEKLQKEEEMKLDVGGNKQ; encoded by the coding sequence ATGATGAGCAGCACAAGCAGAGATGATCATcgcgatgatgatgatgatcttaATGGTGTTTACTCACAGTTTCGAGCTTTCGCTCTAGCTGATTTAAGAGGTGCCGCTGTGGCTTTTCTCAAGGAAGTGAGGAAGAGATTTCGAAAGCAACATGATGGTATTTTTGTCAGATTTTGTCAGCTCTTGAATGATTTCACCAAAAGCAAAATCGACCGTGATAGTCTTGGACTGGAAGTAAAAGAGTTGTTTAAAGGGCACGATGACTTGATTCACAAGTATAATGTGTTTGTGCGCAATGAAGCAGATGATGAGGAAGATGGTGCTGGTGGTGGTAGTGATCATGATGATGACGACAATCACGAACCAGTAAATACACTTGTACCCGCGATTGATTTAGTGAAAAAGGTGAAGGCACGTTTTCAAAACGAAGAACAAGTCTATAAAAAGTTCTGGGAACTGTTGGCGGGAATTCGAGGAGAGCGGTTCTTGTTGCAGGAACTGAAAATGGAGGTTGCTAAGCTTTTTGGGGATGAGCATGGCGATTTGTATGAGGAGTTTGAGAGATATGTAGCACAGTGTGGAGAGCAGAAGCATgttataaaatcaattcaagATCTTGATCTCTCTAAATGCAAACAAGTTTCTCCTAGCTATTGGCGTTTGCCAGAGTACTATTGGATGCCGATGGCTAGCAATAGCTCAGAGATCGGTGACCAAGTTTTGAATGATAATTTAGTGTGTGCGAGTACAGGAACTGAGAGGAGTTCTTTCAAACAAAGACGAAGAACAAAGCAAGAGGAGGTGTTGTTTAAATGCGAAGATGATAGATTTGAGCTTGACCTGTTGTTGGGGTGGATGCATTCAGCTGCTGAGAATGTAGAGAAGCTGATGATCAAGATTGATGATCAGAATCTAGACAATGAGAAGAATTCTAAGATCGAAATTGAAGGGCATTTGGGAATTAGTTATTTGAGGTGCATTGAGCGCTTGTACGCAGAGCATGGCCTTGATGTGATAGACAATTTGCATAAAAATCCAGAAACAGCATTGCCTGTTATATTGAAAAGCCTCAAGCAGAAGGTAGAAGAGTTGGTGGAGCGCCGATCGGATTGTAATAAGATTTGGGCACATGTTTGTGCTAAAAATCATGACAAGTTACAGGAGATGCAACGTGAGTTAAAGAGCTCGAAAAGAGAAGATTTAGTGGCTAATGAAGAGAAATTgcagaaagaggaagagatgAAGTTGGATGTCGGTggaaataaacaataa